A part of Candidatus Nanopelagicales bacterium genomic DNA contains:
- a CDS encoding alpha/beta hydrolase produces the protein MPNSTPTGAASFMGPVRIVQANGIDIGYRQAGSGKPLLLIMGFSGTMSLWQHEFVKSLVDADFQVTMFDNRGVGYTTDDTSRPLTMQLMAQDTASLIDVLGLGEPTIAGWSMGGEIALTLAGSRPDLVGALVTSGGDAGSKHYIPPTAKAQQVLEHPTDEALLELLFPPSQAAAAQAFGESVALFPQETVSAATLQRQLQAEAAFSRYEGTWANLPNITSPTVIENGALDQITRPENARLIAARIRGAELVLEPDSAHGSLFQNYVKFTRLIVKVASASSAPTP, from the coding sequence GTGCCCAACTCGACGCCGACCGGTGCCGCGTCCTTCATGGGTCCAGTCCGCATCGTGCAAGCCAACGGGATCGACATCGGCTACAGGCAAGCGGGGTCGGGTAAGCCGCTCCTACTAATCATGGGGTTCAGCGGCACGATGAGCCTCTGGCAACACGAGTTCGTCAAGTCGCTCGTGGACGCCGACTTCCAGGTGACCATGTTCGACAACCGGGGTGTCGGGTACACGACCGATGACACATCCCGGCCACTCACCATGCAGTTGATGGCGCAGGACACCGCCAGCCTCATCGACGTCCTTGGGCTCGGCGAGCCAACCATCGCCGGATGGTCGATGGGTGGCGAGATCGCCCTCACACTTGCCGGCAGCCGCCCCGATCTGGTCGGCGCGCTCGTCACATCGGGGGGCGACGCTGGCTCCAAGCACTACATCCCACCCACGGCCAAGGCACAGCAGGTGCTTGAGCACCCGACGGACGAAGCCCTGCTCGAACTGCTCTTCCCCCCGAGTCAGGCGGCTGCCGCCCAGGCGTTCGGCGAATCGGTTGCCCTCTTCCCTCAGGAGACGGTGTCCGCAGCGACACTTCAACGACAGCTGCAGGCCGAAGCCGCCTTCTCCAGATACGAGGGAACCTGGGCCAACCTGCCCAATATCACCTCCCCCACCGTGATTGAGAACGGGGCGCTTGACCAAATCACGCGACCGGAGAACGCGCGACTCATCGCAGCGCGGATCCGTGGCGCGGAACTCGTCCTTGAGCCTGACTCCGCGCACGGATCGCTGTTCCAGAACTACGTCAAGTTCACTAGGCTCATCGTGAAAGTCGCATCCGCCTCGTCAGCACCGACACCGTGA
- the pknB gene encoding Stk1 family PASTA domain-containing Ser/Thr kinase: MSGSGPTGDDPRPEDKTPSDLPASPIAPTDGGKIMLGDRYEIGETLGRGGMAEVHEAYDLRLGRRVAVKILRPELARDSSFQQRFRREAHSAAALNHPNIVAVYDTGEDILGSGPSAVTVPYIVMEYVDGMTLRQLLASGRRLLPERALEITSGVLAALDYSHRHGIVHRDIKPANVMLTKTGEVKVMDFGIARALAAHGQTMTATSQVMGTAQYLSPEQARGEVVDARSDLYSTGCVLYELLTGRPPFTGESPVSVAYQHVSEQPIPPSQIDSQVLPQTDTVVLRALAKNPDDRYQTAADFKADVDRAVVGAPVTAPVPVISDPEPTAVMPPVLPPPGAVTAQGPTRQKKSPWLWVGVVVGILLLVAGSVALAQSLFGNAKPESVTVPRVVGMTVQEAQNALNSVGLRVGTQTAEKSNKEPGKVLSQDPAEGESVEKGQAVNLSVSGGPGQTVVPNVVGMTSSDAARQALELNELKLGNVEERDSDQPKGYVLSQSPPQGTQVQVGTEVNITVSNGLVTVPKVLGNTESQARTALGNVGLDVNVIEESSSSPAGTVIAQSPNAGNKVQRGSTVTITIATAPTDAPNAEQGINDGNPDRQGQSGSPKATPPPEAEGDTQD, encoded by the coding sequence ATGAGCGGAAGCGGACCCACGGGTGACGACCCCCGCCCTGAGGACAAGACTCCTTCCGACCTGCCCGCCAGCCCCATCGCGCCCACAGACGGCGGCAAGATCATGCTCGGGGACCGCTACGAGATCGGAGAAACCCTGGGCCGCGGCGGCATGGCCGAGGTGCACGAGGCGTACGACCTGAGGCTCGGCCGCCGGGTCGCCGTGAAGATCCTGCGCCCGGAACTGGCCCGTGACTCCTCGTTCCAGCAGAGGTTCCGCAGAGAAGCGCACAGCGCCGCAGCCCTGAACCACCCAAACATCGTCGCTGTTTATGACACCGGAGAGGACATTCTCGGCAGCGGTCCATCGGCCGTGACAGTGCCCTACATCGTCATGGAATACGTCGACGGGATGACGCTGAGGCAACTGTTGGCCAGTGGTCGGCGGCTGCTTCCCGAGCGCGCTTTGGAGATCACGTCCGGTGTCCTGGCGGCTCTCGACTATAGCCACCGCCACGGGATCGTCCACCGAGACATCAAGCCGGCGAACGTGATGCTGACCAAGACGGGCGAAGTCAAGGTCATGGACTTCGGCATCGCCCGGGCACTGGCAGCCCACGGCCAAACGATGACCGCGACATCGCAGGTGATGGGCACCGCCCAGTATCTGTCTCCGGAGCAGGCACGAGGCGAGGTAGTCGATGCTAGATCTGACCTGTACTCGACTGGCTGCGTGCTATACGAACTGCTTACCGGGCGGCCGCCCTTCACGGGAGAATCGCCAGTATCTGTCGCCTACCAGCACGTCAGCGAGCAGCCGATTCCTCCGTCCCAGATCGACAGCCAGGTGCTGCCGCAGACGGACACAGTGGTGCTTCGTGCCCTGGCCAAGAATCCCGATGACCGGTATCAGACGGCCGCTGATTTCAAGGCCGATGTCGACCGGGCGGTAGTAGGCGCTCCCGTCACAGCACCGGTGCCCGTGATCTCTGATCCGGAGCCGACCGCGGTGATGCCACCAGTTCTGCCGCCGCCCGGAGCGGTGACCGCACAGGGTCCGACCCGCCAGAAGAAGAGTCCATGGCTTTGGGTTGGCGTCGTGGTCGGCATCCTGCTGCTGGTTGCCGGGTCGGTCGCGCTGGCACAGTCGCTGTTCGGGAACGCCAAGCCCGAATCCGTGACTGTCCCCCGGGTCGTGGGAATGACGGTCCAGGAGGCGCAGAACGCACTGAACTCGGTGGGACTGCGCGTTGGAACCCAGACCGCCGAGAAATCCAACAAGGAACCCGGGAAGGTGCTGAGCCAGGACCCAGCCGAGGGCGAGTCCGTGGAGAAGGGGCAGGCGGTCAACCTGTCCGTGTCTGGGGGTCCGGGGCAAACCGTAGTACCGAATGTCGTGGGCATGACTAGCTCCGACGCGGCGCGTCAGGCCCTGGAGCTCAACGAGCTCAAGCTCGGCAACGTCGAGGAGAGGGACAGCGACCAGCCGAAGGGCTATGTGCTGAGCCAGTCACCGCCGCAGGGCACGCAGGTGCAGGTTGGCACCGAGGTCAACATCACGGTGTCCAACGGCCTTGTCACCGTCCCAAAGGTCCTCGGGAACACCGAGTCGCAAGCGCGTACGGCCCTGGGAAATGTCGGCCTGGACGTCAACGTCATCGAGGAGTCGAGTTCGTCGCCAGCGGGTACCGTCATCGCACAATCCCCGAATGCCGGCAACAAGGTCCAGCGGGGCTCAACCGTGACGATAACCATCGCGACGGCGCCAACTGATGCCCCGAACGCCGAACAGGGCATCAACGACGGCAACCCCGACAGGCAAGGTCAGTCCGGGTCGCCGAAGGCAACGCCGCCTCCGGAAGCCGAGGGCGATACCCAAGACTGA
- a CDS encoding penicillin-binding transpeptidase domain-containing protein, producing the protein MTRSIIRLSGVLAALLIAVIANLTYIQAFQANEYRTAAGNARAIMDEYSRERGPILVGREAVARSVRTKGKLKYLREYPQGDLYAPATGFYSQVYGATGIEKFENPILSGLDDRLIFDRLQQLFAGRDPQGGSVTLTLNAAAQQAAFSGLAGRNGAVAAINPSTGELLALVQSPSFDPNKLSSHNSKSIQATYEELIKDPNDPLLNRPLAAADPPGSSFKVVVSAAALESGRFTPDTVIPGPAAFTLPGTTTKVRNASRAACGPNDKVTLAEALVVSCNTAFAWLATQLGDDAIRAQADKFGFGHSFDVPMPAVAGRYPENPDVAQTGLTGIGQFDVRASALNMAQVMAAIANQGLTMNPYLVRELGSPSLAVLDKSEPRAYQQAMDPVNATTLMQMMVAVVEKGTGSSAAIPGIRVAGKTGTAENGPNEPTTAWFIAAAPADSPQVAVAVVLQKSGGSGNSSAGPIARAVMQAVLGR; encoded by the coding sequence GTGACTCGCAGCATCATCCGGCTCTCGGGCGTTTTGGCCGCGCTACTGATCGCGGTGATCGCGAACCTGACTTACATCCAGGCGTTCCAGGCCAACGAGTACAGGACCGCCGCGGGCAACGCCAGGGCGATCATGGATGAGTACTCTCGCGAGCGCGGCCCGATCCTGGTCGGGCGCGAGGCCGTCGCCCGCAGCGTAAGGACGAAGGGGAAGCTCAAGTACCTGCGCGAGTACCCACAAGGGGATCTCTACGCTCCGGCCACCGGCTTCTACTCCCAGGTGTACGGCGCCACTGGCATCGAGAAGTTCGAGAATCCCATCCTGTCGGGCCTCGACGACAGATTGATATTCGACCGGCTCCAGCAACTGTTCGCGGGCAGAGATCCGCAGGGCGGCAGCGTGACCCTGACCCTGAATGCCGCCGCCCAGCAAGCGGCCTTCTCCGGCCTTGCCGGCCGCAACGGCGCGGTGGCAGCCATTAACCCTTCGACTGGGGAGCTACTGGCTCTCGTCCAGTCACCGTCGTTCGACCCCAACAAGCTGTCCTCACACAACTCCAAGTCGATCCAGGCCACCTACGAGGAGCTGATCAAGGATCCCAATGACCCCCTCCTGAACCGGCCCTTGGCGGCCGCCGACCCTCCGGGGTCTTCGTTCAAGGTCGTGGTTAGCGCCGCTGCCCTGGAGTCCGGCAGGTTCACCCCGGACACGGTCATTCCGGGACCGGCGGCGTTCACGCTGCCAGGTACGACGACGAAGGTCAGGAACGCCTCTCGCGCGGCGTGCGGGCCGAACGACAAGGTGACGCTGGCAGAGGCCCTGGTCGTGTCCTGCAACACCGCGTTCGCATGGCTGGCGACTCAGCTCGGCGACGATGCCATCCGGGCTCAGGCAGACAAGTTCGGGTTCGGCCACAGCTTCGACGTTCCGATGCCAGCGGTGGCTGGCAGATACCCGGAGAATCCGGACGTGGCTCAAACCGGGCTCACCGGGATCGGCCAGTTCGACGTGCGTGCAAGCGCCCTGAACATGGCACAAGTGATGGCTGCGATCGCCAACCAGGGCCTGACAATGAACCCCTATCTGGTTCGGGAACTCGGAAGCCCCAGCCTGGCCGTTCTCGACAAGAGCGAACCTCGCGCCTATCAGCAGGCCATGGATCCCGTCAACGCGACGACCCTGATGCAGATGATGGTCGCAGTCGTCGAGAAGGGGACCGGTAGCAGCGCCGCCATACCCGGCATTCGAGTGGCGGGAAAGACCGGCACCGCGGAGAACGGACCCAACGAGCCTACGACAGCGTGGTTCATCGCGGCTGCTCCGGCCGACAGCCCCCAGGTCGCTGTGGCTGTCGTACTGCAGAAATCAGGTGGCAGCGGCAATTCGTCCGCTGGTCCGATAGCGCGCGCTGTCATGCAAGCTGTGCTGGGTCGCTAG
- a CDS encoding aminodeoxychorismate/anthranilate synthase component II — translation MAARILVVDNYDSFVFNLVQYLQQLDAEVDVVRNDEMALHRASAYDGILLSPGPGTPERAGVCCDLIRAYGDRIPILGVCLGHQAIAVVHGAVVGRAPELLHGKTSEVHHDGLGVFQGLPSPLTATRYHSLAALPDTIPAELIVSATTKSGVIMGIRHAELPVEGVQFHPESVLTQGGHRMLANWLTTCGDSDAVARSAGLAPVVHG, via the coding sequence GTGGCCGCGCGGATCCTAGTAGTGGACAACTACGACTCGTTCGTGTTCAACCTTGTCCAGTATCTGCAGCAGCTTGATGCTGAGGTCGACGTTGTCCGCAACGACGAGATGGCACTCCACCGCGCGAGCGCATACGACGGAATCCTGCTGTCACCTGGACCGGGAACTCCTGAGCGCGCCGGCGTGTGCTGCGACCTGATCCGCGCCTATGGTGACCGGATTCCGATCCTCGGGGTGTGTCTGGGTCATCAAGCCATCGCTGTCGTTCATGGGGCGGTCGTCGGCCGGGCGCCGGAGCTGCTGCACGGCAAGACGTCAGAGGTCCACCACGATGGGCTCGGCGTGTTCCAGGGTCTGCCATCGCCGCTCACCGCCACCCGCTATCACTCGCTGGCTGCGCTACCCGACACCATTCCCGCTGAGCTCATCGTCTCGGCCACGACGAAGTCGGGCGTGATCATGGGCATCCGGCACGCTGAGTTACCAGTCGAGGGAGTGCAATTCCACCCCGAGTCGGTCCTGACCCAAGGCGGGCACAGGATGCTCGCGAATTGGCTGACCACGTGCGGCGATTCCGACGCCGTGGCGAGGTCCGCGGGCCTGGCGCCTGTCGTCCACGGCTGA
- a CDS encoding FtsW/RodA/SpoVE family cell cycle protein: MSLATTAPESESGRQSTRRNAELGLLVLGWAIGSIALANVVWATGVGITPRFWLAITVLAALGLFANIAVRILAPYAEPIMLPTAYLLNALGLVMIYRLDIAESQRAADNGSPEPTPQVFGQLTWTILGVALLVATLLLVKDHRRLQRYTYISMVVGVGLLLLPLLPYIGRTVNGATLWINATPWNTVKPLTFQPAELSKIALAIFLAGYLVTHRDALAIVMHKWLGMSFPRGRDLGPIIVAWLIALAIMGFETDLGTALIFFGLFIAMLYVATQRRSWLYIGAVMGISGAALAYFVFPHVRLRVQIWIDPFPYATEQGYQIVQSLYGLANGGILGTGLGQGVPQLVPFASNDFILSAFGEELGLTGLIAILLLYGILVQRGLRTAAACRDVFGRLLTAGLAVVLALQVFVVAGGVTKLIPMTGLTTPFLSAGGSALIANWIMIGLLLRVSDITRRPDPEVTSPDESLTQVVRL, from the coding sequence GTGAGCCTCGCGACAACCGCGCCTGAGTCAGAATCCGGCCGACAGTCCACCCGGCGCAACGCCGAGCTCGGACTCCTTGTTCTCGGATGGGCCATCGGGTCGATCGCCCTGGCCAATGTCGTCTGGGCCACCGGCGTGGGCATCACGCCGCGGTTCTGGCTGGCCATCACGGTACTCGCGGCCTTGGGGCTGTTCGCCAACATCGCCGTGAGGATCCTGGCGCCCTACGCCGAGCCGATCATGCTTCCAACCGCGTACTTACTCAATGCCCTCGGCCTAGTGATGATCTACCGGTTGGACATCGCGGAGTCGCAGCGGGCCGCGGACAACGGCAGCCCAGAACCCACTCCACAAGTGTTCGGGCAGCTGACCTGGACGATACTGGGCGTGGCGCTCCTGGTGGCCACTCTGCTGCTCGTCAAGGATCACCGACGACTACAGCGCTACACGTACATCTCCATGGTCGTCGGCGTCGGGCTGCTGCTCCTTCCACTGCTGCCCTATATCGGTCGCACCGTCAACGGCGCGACGCTGTGGATAAACGCCACACCGTGGAACACCGTCAAACCGCTCACTTTCCAACCCGCCGAGCTGTCCAAGATCGCGCTGGCCATCTTCCTAGCCGGGTACCTTGTCACCCACCGGGATGCTCTGGCGATAGTCATGCACAAGTGGCTGGGAATGTCATTCCCGCGCGGCCGCGACCTGGGACCGATCATCGTGGCCTGGCTGATCGCCCTCGCGATCATGGGGTTCGAGACAGATCTGGGCACCGCGCTGATCTTCTTTGGACTGTTCATTGCCATGCTCTACGTCGCGACTCAGCGCCGAAGCTGGCTGTACATCGGCGCGGTGATGGGGATCAGCGGCGCCGCCTTGGCCTACTTCGTGTTCCCTCACGTGCGCCTGCGCGTACAGATCTGGATCGATCCCTTCCCGTACGCGACGGAGCAGGGCTACCAAATCGTTCAGTCCCTATACGGCCTGGCCAACGGCGGCATCCTGGGTACGGGCCTGGGTCAGGGTGTTCCCCAGCTGGTCCCGTTCGCGAGCAACGACTTTATCCTGTCGGCCTTCGGCGAGGAACTCGGACTGACCGGACTGATAGCGATCCTGCTTCTGTACGGGATCCTGGTACAGCGCGGTCTTAGAACCGCCGCGGCTTGCCGGGACGTCTTCGGCCGCCTCCTGACGGCGGGCTTGGCGGTAGTGCTGGCGCTGCAGGTATTCGTCGTGGCGGGCGGAGTCACCAAGCTCATCCCAATGACCGGTCTGACTACACCCTTCCTGTCGGCGGGCGGATCGGCTCTGATCGCCAACTGGATCATGATCGGACTGCTTCTGCGAGTTTCCGATATCACCCGGCGCCCGGACCCAGAAGTGACCTCCCCCGATGAGTCGCTGACCCAGGTAGTGCGCCTGTGA
- a CDS encoding glycoside hydrolase family 15 protein translates to MSTRCWIVGAAVIAVGAASLAACSSSPPSEPPEAGAMSYYGVGRKDCVGTARNDTSKVWFTVAGGALSDVYQPTIDITNMQSMQFIVTDGETFTDLQLRDMTYKASTDSTGLACTVTSTAKSGKYELVTTYVTDPRANTVLVRTRLTALQGPASDLKLYVRVDPSINGNGGGGDPATGGNSGADSATIDADSGSMLSWDLNTKTAAANATYIQPTYLAVKANKPFTQAGSGFAGTGTDGLTQLDKDRKLTTVAPNADNGNVTQTAELDTSGGEVVLALGFGQTAQDATGAASSSLGRGFTKAMGDYRLGWKRYDASLKKPAASLRGVPASAMPSIAARYWKAANVVRASQDKTFSGAVSAGLAAPWGNTYMAGQGQPENQGINVAGSTGGSPPYFGSYREMFSRDMAEAAGSMLVAGDVDFGRAVARFILEKQQLPTGEIPRNSLPNGEKAPDTNGTQLDESAYPILLAYQSGLGTDAVLYREHIRKTADFIVSRGPSFGVERWEEQTGYSPSTIAAQIAGLVSAARIAALNGDGERSQLYLAVADHFQRSVKKWTVTTSGPDKPGRYFIRVSKDGNPNSSISYSLNNGSGTYDQRAVIDQGFLELTRLGVLPADDPDIVASLGVVDRSILNKTPSGVGFNRYGTSEPGSEDGYGDCYIPGPTDCRILGKPFPGGTGEEMNTGTGQVWPLLSGERAEHAIALGKSEQAGDLIRAMHGFASDAGLLPEQAWVYAPLAASPYGSDPSTASIGFVPGKPGGSATPLTWAEAQFVRLTLDLSANEVLEQPDIVRNRYVAKKPPRAVELRLTSPASGSVPPGAETAVTGRTVPGAQVSVATTNLTTGDTSVASTRADSKGEFLVRLAVTSGSSLTAASTSRQGTGYAQILIGPVPSAS, encoded by the coding sequence GTGAGCACTAGGTGCTGGATCGTCGGGGCCGCCGTAATCGCTGTGGGAGCGGCGTCGCTGGCGGCCTGCTCGTCATCGCCACCGTCTGAGCCCCCCGAGGCCGGGGCCATGAGCTACTACGGCGTGGGTCGTAAGGACTGCGTTGGCACGGCACGCAACGACACTTCCAAAGTGTGGTTCACGGTCGCTGGCGGCGCGTTGTCAGATGTCTATCAGCCGACCATCGACATCACGAACATGCAGAGCATGCAGTTCATCGTGACCGATGGCGAGACATTCACGGACTTGCAGCTCCGCGACATGACCTACAAGGCTTCAACCGACTCCACTGGACTGGCTTGCACCGTTACTAGCACAGCCAAGTCCGGCAAGTACGAGCTCGTCACAACGTATGTGACCGATCCCCGGGCCAACACCGTGCTTGTGCGCACCCGACTCACCGCGCTTCAGGGCCCCGCGTCGGACCTGAAGCTGTACGTCCGCGTGGACCCCTCCATCAACGGCAACGGAGGCGGCGGTGACCCAGCGACAGGCGGCAATTCCGGCGCCGATTCCGCGACCATCGACGCCGACTCCGGATCGATGCTCAGCTGGGACCTGAACACCAAGACCGCCGCTGCGAACGCTACATACATCCAACCCACGTACCTCGCCGTAAAGGCGAACAAGCCGTTCACCCAGGCTGGCAGCGGATTCGCCGGCACGGGCACCGACGGTCTGACTCAGCTCGACAAGGACCGGAAGCTCACGACTGTTGCGCCCAACGCTGACAACGGCAACGTGACGCAGACGGCCGAGCTTGACACCAGCGGCGGCGAGGTGGTTCTGGCGCTTGGCTTCGGTCAGACCGCGCAGGACGCCACTGGCGCCGCCAGCTCATCGCTCGGTCGCGGCTTCACCAAGGCCATGGGCGACTACCGCTTGGGGTGGAAGCGATACGACGCGTCCCTGAAGAAGCCCGCGGCCTCGCTGCGCGGAGTTCCAGCATCAGCGATGCCGTCCATCGCCGCTAGGTACTGGAAGGCCGCGAACGTGGTCAGGGCCAGTCAGGACAAGACGTTCTCCGGGGCTGTCTCCGCCGGTCTGGCAGCGCCGTGGGGCAACACGTATATGGCGGGTCAGGGCCAGCCGGAGAATCAGGGCATCAACGTCGCGGGCTCCACTGGCGGCAGCCCCCCGTACTTCGGTTCGTACCGGGAGATGTTCTCGCGCGACATGGCCGAAGCCGCCGGTTCAATGCTCGTGGCCGGTGACGTCGACTTCGGGCGGGCGGTGGCGAGGTTCATCCTGGAGAAGCAGCAGCTGCCAACAGGTGAGATCCCCCGGAACAGCCTGCCGAACGGCGAGAAGGCGCCGGACACAAACGGAACTCAGCTCGACGAGAGCGCCTATCCAATCCTGTTGGCCTACCAGTCTGGATTGGGTACGGACGCCGTTTTGTACCGCGAGCACATTCGCAAGACGGCGGACTTCATAGTCTCCAGGGGGCCGTCGTTCGGGGTGGAGCGGTGGGAGGAGCAAACCGGTTACTCGCCCTCGACGATCGCCGCGCAGATCGCGGGCTTGGTGTCGGCTGCCAGGATCGCTGCCCTGAACGGCGATGGCGAGCGCAGTCAGCTTTACCTGGCAGTCGCGGACCACTTCCAGCGCTCGGTCAAGAAGTGGACAGTGACCACCAGCGGGCCTGACAAGCCGGGCCGGTATTTCATCCGAGTCTCCAAGGACGGCAACCCCAACAGCTCGATTTCCTACAGCCTCAACAACGGCTCAGGCACCTATGACCAGCGTGCGGTTATTGATCAAGGCTTCCTCGAACTCACCCGCCTGGGCGTCCTCCCTGCTGATGACCCGGACATCGTCGCGTCTCTTGGTGTGGTTGACCGGTCAATCCTCAACAAGACCCCGAGCGGAGTCGGCTTCAACCGCTACGGCACGTCGGAGCCGGGATCCGAGGACGGCTACGGCGACTGCTACATCCCGGGGCCGACCGATTGCCGGATTCTTGGCAAGCCGTTCCCCGGCGGGACCGGCGAGGAGATGAACACCGGTACCGGTCAGGTCTGGCCACTGCTTTCGGGTGAACGAGCTGAGCACGCTATCGCGCTGGGGAAGTCCGAGCAGGCGGGTGACCTGATCCGCGCGATGCATGGCTTCGCGTCAGACGCCGGGCTTCTGCCCGAGCAGGCCTGGGTGTACGCACCGCTAGCGGCAAGCCCATACGGCAGTGACCCCAGCACTGCTTCCATCGGTTTCGTGCCGGGCAAACCCGGAGGCTCGGCCACTCCGCTGACTTGGGCCGAGGCGCAGTTCGTGAGATTGACTCTCGACCTGTCAGCGAACGAGGTGCTGGAGCAGCCGGACATCGTGCGCAACCGCTACGTGGCTAAGAAGCCGCCGCGCGCCGTGGAACTACGGCTCACCTCGCCCGCGAGCGGATCAGTACCGCCAGGCGCCGAAACGGCCGTCACCGGTCGCACAGTGCCGGGTGCCCAGGTCTCGGTAGCTACCACGAACCTGACTACCGGTGACACGAGCGTGGCATCCACGCGGGCGGACTCCAAGGGCGAGTTCCTGGTCAGGCTCGCCGTCACGTCAGGCTCGTCCCTCACCGCCGCGAGTACCAGCAGGCAGGGAACCGGGTACGCGCAGATACTGATCGGCCCGGTTCCGTCTGCGAGTTAA
- a CDS encoding cell division protein CrgA gives MPESSRRKKDVYTPPPEARSSKPVRVDNPRWLVPTMVALFIIGLAWIVVWYIAPNNPLMGPLYGWNVAIGFTFIIGGFFLSTKWQ, from the coding sequence GTGCCGGAGTCGTCGCGCAGGAAGAAGGATGTCTACACCCCTCCCCCAGAGGCTCGCAGCAGCAAACCGGTCAGGGTGGACAATCCCCGCTGGCTAGTGCCCACGATGGTGGCACTGTTCATCATCGGACTGGCGTGGATTGTCGTGTGGTACATAGCGCCTAACAATCCGCTGATGGGGCCGCTATACGGCTGGAACGTCGCCATCGGATTCACGTTCATCATCGGCGGGTTCTTCCTCTCCACGAAGTGGCAGTAG
- a CDS encoding methyltransferase domain-containing protein yields the protein MRTERTEAMDNQQEETARSSYNRMSKVYALMSDSSEKRFISEAIEDLLKPQPGEVVLEPGFGTGQALAALAELVGAEGRVYGIDISDGMVEQTRKRLEKHALLDRADISRGDATCMPYADSMFDAVFMSFTLELFSDDQIPVVLAEARRVLKPDGRLCVACMSSQGGQPTMEKLYEWSHRKWPTFVDCRPIDAAPSLADAGFTIEQTRKLSMWGLAVDILLARA from the coding sequence TTGAGAACCGAGCGAACGGAAGCCATGGACAACCAGCAGGAAGAAACTGCACGAAGCAGCTACAACCGAATGAGCAAGGTCTACGCCTTGATGTCGGACAGCAGCGAGAAGCGCTTCATCTCCGAAGCGATCGAGGATCTGTTGAAGCCGCAACCGGGCGAAGTTGTCCTTGAGCCCGGATTTGGCACCGGACAGGCACTGGCAGCCCTCGCTGAACTCGTCGGCGCGGAGGGCCGCGTCTACGGCATCGACATCTCCGACGGCATGGTGGAGCAGACTCGAAAGCGCCTCGAGAAGCACGCGCTGCTCGACCGGGCCGACATCAGCCGGGGTGACGCAACTTGCATGCCCTACGCGGACTCCATGTTCGACGCTGTCTTCATGAGTTTCACCCTTGAGCTGTTCAGCGATGACCAAATCCCGGTTGTCCTCGCTGAGGCGCGCCGAGTCCTAAAGCCCGACGGTCGTCTGTGCGTCGCGTGCATGTCAAGCCAAGGCGGCCAGCCGACGATGGAGAAGCTCTACGAGTGGTCCCACCGGAAGTGGCCGACCTTCGTCGACTGCCGACCGATCGACGCCGCTCCCAGCCTCGCCGACGCGGGGTTCACCATCGAGCAGACGAGGAAGCTGTCGATGTGGGGGCTCGCCGTGGACATCTTGTTGGCCCGGGCGTGA
- a CDS encoding arginine deiminase-related protein — MPKQITNTVAMVRPVSFYFNTETAANDFFQRNLGEKRDIVQAKALVEFDGFVDKLRSKGITVHVIQDDNSVFSTPDSIFPNNWFVSLEEDKLVLCPMFAQDRRYERLKFLGSLVAALGRETLQIHDYTKFERENRFLEGTGAMVLDRANKKAFCCLSERADEGLFRQFCSDFGFKPIPFHGFQTYREKRVPIYHTNVMMAMGEKFAVVCLSAIDDSDERKMVADELNDSGKQILDVSEREIDNFAGNEIELEGTGGKRYTVMTHSTFKVLTAQQKAEIKKSSEILVGDVETIEEYGGGSVRCMISEVF; from the coding sequence ATGCCCAAGCAGATCACCAACACCGTGGCCATGGTCCGTCCGGTGTCCTTCTACTTCAACACCGAGACCGCGGCGAACGACTTCTTCCAAAGAAACCTGGGCGAGAAGCGCGACATCGTCCAAGCGAAGGCGCTTGTCGAATTCGATGGGTTCGTCGACAAGCTGCGGAGCAAGGGCATAACAGTCCACGTCATCCAAGACGACAACTCCGTGTTCAGCACGCCGGACAGCATCTTCCCGAACAACTGGTTCGTGTCACTTGAGGAAGACAAGCTCGTGCTTTGTCCGATGTTCGCTCAGGACCGCCGGTATGAGCGCCTCAAGTTCTTGGGTAGCCTCGTGGCCGCTCTCGGTCGAGAGACGTTGCAGATCCACGACTACACCAAGTTCGAGCGGGAGAACCGGTTCCTGGAGGGAACCGGCGCGATGGTGCTGGACCGCGCCAACAAGAAGGCGTTCTGCTGCCTTTCGGAGCGAGCTGACGAGGGTCTGTTCAGACAGTTCTGCTCGGACTTCGGCTTCAAGCCGATTCCCTTCCACGGCTTCCAGACCTACCGGGAGAAGCGCGTGCCCATCTACCACACGAACGTGATGATGGCGATGGGAGAGAAGTTCGCGGTGGTCTGCCTGTCCGCCATCGACGACTCAGACGAGCGGAAGATGGTCGCCGACGAGCTCAACGACAGCGGCAAGCAGATCCTCGACGTCTCCGAACGCGAGATCGACAACTTCGCGGGCAACGAAATCGAACTCGAAGGGACCGGCGGCAAACGCTACACCGTAATGACCCATTCAACGTTCAAGGTGCTGACCGCACAGCAGAAGGCGGAGATCAAGAAGTCCAGCGAAATCCTGGTCGGCGACGTTGAGACCATCGAGGAGTACGGCGGCGGATCAGTACGGTGCATGATCTCGGAAGTGTTTTGA